In Nitrospirota bacterium, the genomic window CTGGGCCGGTTCGACGTGCCCTGGGGATTGGCGACGGACGCCGAGGGGAACCTCTATGTCTCCGACACGAGCAACGCGCGGATTCAGAAGTTCACGTCTGATGGACAGGCTCTGCTCAAGTGGGGTCGTGACGGCAGCTTCGATGGCGCGTTCTTTTTCCCGCGTGGCGTAGCCGTCGACTTTGTCGGCAACATTTTCGTGGCGGATGAAAGCAATAATCGTATTCAGAAGTTCGATGCGCGCGGGAGCTTCCTGGCCAAGTGGGGCCGTGAGGGCGCAGGCCCTGGGCAGTTCAAGTCCCCCTGGGGCATTGCTTGCGATGCGCTCGGCAATGTCTATGTGGTCGACACCGGGAACCACCGCATTCAGAAGTTTGACGGCAACGGGACGTTCCTCTGTGCCTGGGGTAATCGCGGACGGGCAGAGTCGCAGCTCAATTATCCCTACGGGATCGCGGTTGACAAAGAAGGCGCGGTCTATGTAGTCGACAGCGGCAATGGCCGCATCCTCAAGTATGTGCCGACGGAGGAAGAGCTCAATCGCGGGAAGGACGCCGCGGCCATCAGTCAGGTCCCGAGTGAGACGCCGCCGCCCTACAGTGTGGCAGTCAAAGCAGGAGATACGGAAGCCTTCCTGAGCTGGATGGAGGTCCCTGGCGCCCATTCCTATAACCTGTACTTCAATACCATTCCGGAGCTCACCACGCAGACGGCGACAAAAATCGAAGGCGTGACGAACCCCTATGCGCACACCGGGCTTTCGAACGATACCCCCTATTTCTATGCCGTGACCGCCGTATTCGAGACCGGCGCTGAAAGTGCGTTGTCGAGCGAAGTCACGGCCACGCCGGTCCTCATCGATATCACGGCGCCGCAAAATCCCTATGCCGTGATCAATCATGGCGCCTTCATGACGAATACGCCGGAAGTCATCGTCACGATTTCAGCGAACGATGTCGATACCGGAGTGGCGGCCTATTTTATCTCCGAGGCGCCGATGACCCCCATGGCGGGGACGCCGGGATGGGTCGATGTGACGCCGGCTACCAAGTTCGGCGCAACGATTCCGTTTATTTTGTCGCTGGGAGACGGGCAGAAAGCGATCTACGTCTGGTTTAAGGATTTGGGCGGAAACGTCTCCACTCCGGCCAGCACCACGATTTTGGTCAACACGTCGGGGTACCTGTGCGTGGCTGAATGGGGCCGGACCGGCCGCGGTGCGTCGCTGTTGCATGGCGGCGAATTTATGGCTCCGGTGTATGGCATGTGTGTCGATCAGCAAGGGTCGTTGTTCGTGGTCGATAACGGCAACAACCGCATTCAGAAATTCGACAATGCCGGAAACTTCATCATTCTCTGGGGTAACTTCGGTTCTGCCAATTCGAATTTCCACAACCCGACCGGCATCGCCTGCGACGGCAAGGGCGACGTCTGGGTGGTCGATACGAACAATCATCGCGTTCAGAAGTTCGACGGGAAACTCGGCGGCTATCTCATGAAATTCGGGTCGCGCGGAAACGGCGAAGGCCAATTCAACTCACCCTGGGGTATCGCGGTCGACCGGGTGCGCGGGTATGTCTACGTGGTCGACAGCGCCAACTTCCGCGTGCAGAAGTTCGACATGAACGGCGAGTTCATCATGTCCTGGGGCAGCTTCGGGAACGGAGATGGCCAGTTCTACTTCCCGCGCGGTGTGGCTGTGGATCAGACAGATGGATTTGTGTACGTCGTCGATATGGGAAACCATCGGATTCAGAAGTTCGACACCAGCACCAACGTGTTGCCACAGTTGTTGACCAAGTGGGGCGGCAGCTCTGAGCCGGGCCATGCCAGCAGTCCGCTGGCCCAAGAGGCCGGTCAGTTGCGGTCTCCCTGGGGTATTACGGTCGATGGCGCCGGCGATGTGTATGTGACGGACACCGGCAACCATCGCATCGAGAAGTTCGATAAAGAAGGCAATTTCATCACCCAGTGGGGTGGGTTCGGAAACGGAAAAGGGCAATTCAATTTCCCCTACGGTATCGCGGTCGATGTCAGGGGCAGCGTATTTGCCGTCGATAGCGGAAATACCAGGGTCGAACAGTTCATGCCGGCCGACGAGGGGAGCGAACGGCTCCAGGAAGATGCCGAGAGCGTGGCTGAAATCGAAAATGCACAAGTGACAGGAGTAGCGTCGAAGAAGTCGTAAGCGCGGCGACAAGGGATTGAGGATCTAGTGAAGGGACGACATGCTCGATAAAGAACCACGCTTAGGATTGACCTACGACGACGTCGTGTTGATTCCGGCCAAGTCTCAGATTTTGCCGAGTGAGGTCGACATGCGTACGATGCTCACGCGCCATATCAAAATCAATGTCCCCATTATCAGTTCGGCGATGGATACCGTGACCGAGTCCCGTCTGGCCATCGCCATGGCCCGCGAAGGCGGTCTTGGGATTATTCATCGCGTCTTGTCGCCGACGGATCAGGCGGTTGAAGTGGACCGCGTCAAGAAATCAGAGAGCGGGATGATTCTCGATCCGATTACGATTTCGCCCGATCAAACGATTCGCGATGCCCACGGCTTGATGGCCAAATACCGGATCTCAGGTATTCCCGTGACGAAAGATAAAAAGCTGGTGGGTATTCTCACGAATCGCGATCTGCGGTTCGAAACCAGAATGGATCTGAAGGTCTCGCAAGTGATGAAGCGGGATAAGCTGATCACGGCGCCCGAAGGGACGAGCTTGGAAAAAGCTCGCGAGGTGCTGCACGAGCATCGGATCGAGAAGCTCCCCGTCGTCAATAAGCATTTCGAGCTCAAGGGGCTCATTACGATCAAAGACATCGAAAAGCGCATTATGTATCCCAACTCCTGCAAGGACGGACATGGCCGGCTCTGCGTGGGTGCGGCTGTCGGAGTAGGGCCGGATACGCCAGATCGTGTGGCGCGGCTCAAGAAGGCGGGGGTGGATGTGATCGTGGTCGATACCGCTCATGGACATTCCCGTGCAGTGCTGGACACGGTCAAGATGATCAAGCGAAAGTATCCGGAGCTTGAACTGATCGCCGGGAATATTGCCACTGCCGAGGCGGCGAAGGATCTTCTTCGTGCCGGTGTCGATGCCGTCAAGGTGGGCGTGGGGCCTGGTTCAATTTGCACCACCCGCATTGTGTCGGGTGCCGGGATGCCGCAGTTGACGGCGATTGCCGACTGCGCAAAAGTCCTCGCGGGCACCGGGGTTCCGATCATTGCCGATGGCGGGATCAAGTTCTCAGGCGATATCACGAAAGCGTTGGCAGCCGGGGCCTCCTCTGTGATGCTCGGTGGACTCTTGGCAGGCACAGACGAATCGCCTGGTGAAACCGAACTCTACCAAGCCGGAACTTATAAGGTATACCGAGGCATGGGTTCAATCGGCGCGATGGAGCGCGGCGGCGGAGATCGGTACGGCCAAGGCGGCCGTCCGGTGCAGAAGCTGGTCCCTGAAGGGATTGAAGGCCGCGTACCGTATAAGGGGAAACTCTCAG contains:
- a CDS encoding SMP-30/gluconolactonase/LRE family protein; this encodes MIKAWLFDEMFRFDRTHLTIEEIQGEWGAGDSIAEEEELPPAPANVAAKPGNGRVTITWDSVPDAMYYNLYFKTTKGVMIKFSDLTRPIAGDDDFKAVIGVTKENGACVEGIQSPFVHDDLANGTCYYYVVTVVTQKGESLESKEVMAIPSPYLLAMSIGREGVDDGEFSSPTGITLDKDGNIYVADTDNHSIQKLDKTGKFLARWGGDPSSQEGSFYYPRGLAVGPNDVLYIADSGNNRIQKFDLDGNVMQAWGKFGFAWRGADLGRFDVPWGLATDAEGNLYVSDTSNARIQKFTSDGQALLKWGRDGSFDGAFFFPRGVAVDFVGNIFVADESNNRIQKFDARGSFLAKWGREGAGPGQFKSPWGIACDALGNVYVVDTGNHRIQKFDGNGTFLCAWGNRGRAESQLNYPYGIAVDKEGAVYVVDSGNGRILKYVPTEEELNRGKDAAAISQVPSETPPPYSVAVKAGDTEAFLSWMEVPGAHSYNLYFNTIPELTTQTATKIEGVTNPYAHTGLSNDTPYFYAVTAVFETGAESALSSEVTATPVLIDITAPQNPYAVINHGAFMTNTPEVIVTISANDVDTGVAAYFISEAPMTPMAGTPGWVDVTPATKFGATIPFILSLGDGQKAIYVWFKDLGGNVSTPASTTILVNTSGYLCVAEWGRTGRGASLLHGGEFMAPVYGMCVDQQGSLFVVDNGNNRIQKFDNAGNFIILWGNFGSANSNFHNPTGIACDGKGDVWVVDTNNHRVQKFDGKLGGYLMKFGSRGNGEGQFNSPWGIAVDRVRGYVYVVDSANFRVQKFDMNGEFIMSWGSFGNGDGQFYFPRGVAVDQTDGFVYVVDMGNHRIQKFDTSTNVLPQLLTKWGGSSEPGHASSPLAQEAGQLRSPWGITVDGAGDVYVTDTGNHRIEKFDKEGNFITQWGGFGNGKGQFNFPYGIAVDVRGSVFAVDSGNTRVEQFMPADEGSERLQEDAESVAEIENAQVTGVASKKS
- the guaB gene encoding IMP dehydrogenase; this translates as MLDKEPRLGLTYDDVVLIPAKSQILPSEVDMRTMLTRHIKINVPIISSAMDTVTESRLAIAMAREGGLGIIHRVLSPTDQAVEVDRVKKSESGMILDPITISPDQTIRDAHGLMAKYRISGIPVTKDKKLVGILTNRDLRFETRMDLKVSQVMKRDKLITAPEGTSLEKAREVLHEHRIEKLPVVNKHFELKGLITIKDIEKRIMYPNSCKDGHGRLCVGAAVGVGPDTPDRVARLKKAGVDVIVVDTAHGHSRAVLDTVKMIKRKYPELELIAGNIATAEAAKDLLRAGVDAVKVGVGPGSICTTRIVSGAGMPQLTAIADCAKVLAGTGVPIIADGGIKFSGDITKALAAGASSVMLGGLLAGTDESPGETELYQAGTYKVYRGMGSIGAMERGGGDRYGQGGRPVQKLVPEGIEGRVPYKGKLSAVIYQLIGGVKSGMGYCGCKTISDLQQKATFIRQTVAGLRESHVHDVIITKEAPNYRMDWE